In Archangium violaceum, the following are encoded in one genomic region:
- a CDS encoding tryptophan dimethylallyltransferase family protein — MCRAVGFAEADTRTVLKFFDLLTSPWGQRRIGTEPSWASDITDDHSPYELSLALDGRTPEVRFLVEAQGQPTTLQSSWVDGLALCERLQRAAHITLERLERVRELFEPRNPEASFSLWHAFGLKAGGKPDFKVYLNPRARGDGQESALIQEALGRLGFTGSWRFITQEVMRRGAKDRLVYFSLDLSAGPAARVKLYVAHQDATVEELEGVLSRGGEYVPGEPRTFCRSLSGGEGPFTARPPLTCFAFTSDDAGRPFSSTLHFPLRAYVEDDLQSVRAIRHVLAPRDRGLFEQVLASITDRPLEAGRGLVQWASLRHQRGQARTTFYLAPEAYGAATTRPHMNRVLEYIETKKQELARLPLFAFVEDRSIDPRHRLGFAPCLAPMTMGFSDLMRFGLRDLSSRDEIQRILNAHTTVDEQHWEFFMRDVETLGINGRVDLVDSLSLLWGDHCAKTRQLINKLMSMVREANPIQRLVILEAVEAASDVGFSRFRQAGQEFTARTGKPLFYFGQPHQDLEDAHEQLMEKGIRALIASHAWTPEEEQRALSLVDEVNTSFVGMAEDLLAYALRARESGPLWPLTLGLKLVR; from the coding sequence ATGTGTCGCGCCGTCGGCTTCGCGGAAGCGGATACGCGAACGGTCCTGAAGTTCTTCGACCTGCTGACGAGCCCCTGGGGACAGCGGCGCATTGGAACGGAGCCCTCCTGGGCCTCCGACATCACCGATGACCACTCGCCCTATGAGTTGTCACTCGCGCTGGATGGCCGCACCCCCGAGGTGCGCTTCCTGGTGGAGGCGCAAGGACAACCCACCACGCTCCAGTCGAGCTGGGTGGATGGGCTGGCGCTGTGCGAGCGACTGCAACGCGCGGCCCACATCACCCTGGAGCGGCTCGAGCGAGTGAGGGAGCTGTTCGAGCCGCGCAACCCCGAGGCGAGCTTCTCCCTGTGGCACGCGTTCGGCCTGAAGGCAGGCGGCAAACCGGATTTCAAGGTGTACCTGAATCCGAGGGCACGGGGAGACGGGCAGGAGTCCGCGCTGATCCAGGAGGCACTGGGCCGGCTCGGCTTCACGGGCTCCTGGCGATTCATCACCCAGGAGGTGATGCGCCGCGGCGCGAAGGACCGGCTCGTCTACTTCTCGCTGGACCTGTCGGCGGGCCCGGCGGCGCGCGTGAAGCTGTACGTGGCGCACCAGGACGCCACCGTGGAGGAGCTCGAGGGGGTGCTGTCCCGGGGAGGAGAGTACGTGCCGGGTGAGCCGCGCACGTTCTGCCGGTCGCTGAGCGGGGGAGAGGGGCCCTTCACGGCCCGGCCCCCGTTGACCTGCTTCGCCTTCACCTCGGACGACGCCGGGCGCCCCTTCAGCTCCACCCTCCACTTCCCCCTGCGTGCCTATGTGGAGGATGATCTGCAGTCGGTACGAGCCATCCGCCACGTCCTCGCTCCACGGGATCGGGGCCTCTTCGAACAGGTGTTGGCGTCCATCACGGACCGCCCGCTCGAAGCGGGGCGGGGCCTCGTCCAGTGGGCATCCCTGCGACACCAGCGGGGCCAGGCGCGTACCACCTTCTATCTGGCCCCGGAGGCATACGGAGCCGCGACGACGAGGCCGCACATGAATCGGGTCCTGGAGTACATCGAGACGAAGAAGCAAGAACTGGCCCGGCTGCCCCTGTTCGCCTTCGTCGAGGATCGCAGCATCGATCCCCGGCACCGGCTGGGCTTCGCGCCCTGCCTGGCGCCCATGACCATGGGCTTCTCGGACCTGATGAGGTTCGGCCTGAGGGATCTCTCCTCGCGGGATGAGATCCAACGGATCCTCAACGCGCACACCACCGTGGACGAGCAGCACTGGGAGTTCTTCATGCGGGACGTGGAGACCCTGGGGATCAACGGGCGCGTGGACCTGGTGGACTCGCTGAGCCTGCTCTGGGGAGACCACTGCGCGAAGACGCGCCAGCTCATCAACAAGCTCATGAGCATGGTGCGCGAGGCGAACCCCATCCAGCGTCTGGTCATCCTGGAGGCCGTCGAGGCCGCCTCGGACGTGGGCTTCAGCCGGTTCCGGCAGGCGGGCCAGGAGTTCACGGCCCGGACGGGCAAGCCGCTCTTCTACTTCGGCCAGCCCCACCAGGATCTGGAGGACGCGCACGAGCAGCTGATGGAGAAGGGAATCCGGGCGCTGATCGCCTCGCACGCGTGGACGCCGGAGGAGGAGCAGCGGGCCCTGTCGCTCGTGGACGAGGTCAACACCAGCTTCGTCGGCATGGCGGAGGATCTCCTGGCGTATGCCTTGAGGGCCCGCGAGTCCGGGCCGCTGTGGCCGCTCACGCTCGGGCTCAAGCTGGTGCGGTAG
- a CDS encoding isopenicillin N synthase family dioxygenase encodes MNIPTVDLTDLSSGDPARVERGAAALREAFGVFGLVYVKNHGIDPQALERFYDAFSAFVARPEAAKRPYGRADIWYQRGWTPPNTEVAVAGKGQPDFKECYFVAPYPADETSALEFPQIYPENVWPSDAPPYFQEGFLTLGRSLHEAGLQLLRGAAVALGLPEPTFANLCQRGPHVTRALHYLPLNASQVNTDIVWGEEHTDFNLLTLLPGGRFLDPSGRPAPRPDDKSGLYLRTRATPEDPKGHMVRGTAPAGCIVAQVGQQLEILTGGTFLATPHVITAPGVPAWSRQSAAHFMHVHTSHILFPLEKFRTPDAVRDYAPPVLAGTYDIKTLVDIGLAPQSALSQLGYRHYDRLNRMRAEGSEK; translated from the coding sequence ATGAACATCCCCACTGTCGACCTCACCGATCTCTCTTCAGGCGATCCCGCCCGCGTCGAGCGCGGCGCGGCGGCGCTCCGCGAGGCCTTCGGCGTCTTCGGCCTCGTGTACGTGAAGAACCACGGCATCGACCCCCAGGCACTCGAGCGCTTCTATGACGCGTTCAGCGCCTTCGTCGCTCGCCCGGAGGCCGCCAAGCGGCCCTATGGCCGTGCGGACATCTGGTACCAGCGCGGCTGGACGCCTCCGAACACCGAGGTGGCCGTCGCCGGCAAGGGCCAGCCGGACTTCAAGGAGTGCTACTTCGTCGCCCCCTACCCGGCCGACGAGACGTCCGCGCTCGAGTTCCCCCAGATCTACCCGGAGAACGTGTGGCCCTCCGATGCGCCCCCGTACTTCCAGGAGGGCTTCCTCACGCTCGGCCGCTCACTCCACGAGGCGGGGCTCCAGCTGCTGCGCGGCGCGGCGGTGGCGCTCGGGCTGCCGGAGCCGACCTTCGCCAACCTGTGCCAGCGCGGCCCCCACGTCACGCGCGCGCTGCACTACCTGCCCCTCAATGCCTCCCAGGTGAACACAGACATCGTCTGGGGTGAGGAGCACACCGACTTCAACCTGCTCACGCTCCTGCCCGGTGGGCGCTTCCTCGATCCGAGCGGGCGCCCGGCCCCGAGGCCCGATGACAAGAGCGGGCTCTACCTCCGCACGCGCGCGACGCCGGAAGATCCCAAAGGACACATGGTTCGCGGCACGGCTCCAGCCGGCTGCATCGTCGCGCAGGTGGGCCAGCAGTTGGAAATCCTCACAGGCGGTACGTTTCTCGCGACGCCGCACGTCATCACCGCCCCCGGCGTGCCGGCCTGGTCTCGTCAGTCCGCCGCCCACTTCATGCACGTGCACACCAGTCACATACTCTTCCCATTGGAAAAGTTCCGTACGCCTGATGCGGTCCGCGACTACGCGCCGCCGGTGCTCGCGGGCACCTACGACATCAAGACGTTGGTGGACATTGGACTGGCGCCCCAGAGCGCACTCTCCCAGCTGGGCTACCGTCACTACGATCGGCTCAACCGCATGCGCGCGGAGGGCTCGGAGAAGTAG